Proteins encoded together in one Quercus lobata isolate SW786 chromosome 3, ValleyOak3.0 Primary Assembly, whole genome shotgun sequence window:
- the LOC115982695 gene encoding disease resistance RPP13-like protein 4 isoform X2, which produces MSSYEELFSRANPDETINKIPNAFAALLVRFFEVKRFINQSSGSNNLTDRNIGTSNLNNNNSSSHSPNDEHLRNKLREDLNQINEAFHQLEQLVREPIKNFEGSLNDFLEILQRDHRGSLMTEVQAKVNALENHVMNLRFNIPLVLHSMSSTSPDVHRYLWKEPSSGVDKLPGLHLGHKFLYSSVFTEFKEAFEDLDIKLKHCLLCFAIVPENVVVKKRLLINWWVGECLVDPPDTGEKTDEEIADEILKELMSKGFIEAVKERHKLVANRNYLLKAGDGTPEQLELEKLQTIFNVNNPFPFRNFEWFSKMKNVKVLYLGRWQSSGKYHIEVASTEFLKGLRNMKRLRLLSVQGISGITELPDSVGKLTTLRILDLKACHNLEALPDKIALLKQLTHLDISECYLLDGLPKGLAHLSKLQVLKGFLIGNSKRGSPCTLEDLTGLRKLGKLSINTSSEAFPTKEELQALSKLEALRKLAIAWSMRKKENGGTGNSDDKGDNTRQLPGAAKPKKTLLRRFSTLKDPETPGPPSKLEKLVFQCFPHKEIPDWLIPGKLQSLKKLYIRGGKLKNLGKTDENEKWKVEILRLKYLEEFMMDWREELFPSFPNLTVLEKIECTINSCPPCDEKGLWLKESSTDRSTL; this is translated from the exons ATGTCTTCATATGAGGAACTCTTTTCACGAGCCAATCCTGATGAAACCATCAACAAAATCCCCAATGCCTTTGCCGCCTTGCTTGTTCGTTTCTTTGAAGTCAAGCGCTTTATAAACCAGTCCAGCGGCAGTAACAACCTAACTGACAGAAATATTGGCACTAGTAATttgaacaacaacaacagcagcagTCATTCCCCTAATGATGAACATTTGCGCAATAAGTTACGCGAAGATCTCAATCAAATCAATGAAGCCTTCCACCAACTTGAGCAACTTGTTCGTGAACCAATCAAGAACTTCGAAGGCAGCCTTAATGACTTCTTAGAAATACTTCAGCGAGATCATAGAGGTTCCTTAATGACCGAAGTTCAAGCCAAGGTTAATGCACTCGAGAACCATGTGATGAATTTGAGGTTCAACATTCCGTTGGTGCTGCACAGCATGTCTTCCACAAGTCCTGATGTTCATCGATATTTATGGAAGGAGCCAAGTAGTGGAGTTGATAAATTGCCTGGCTTACACCTGGGACATAAGTTTCTTTATAGTTCAGTTTTCACTGAATTTAAGGAAGCTTTTGAGGATCTTGATATCAAGTTGAAGCACTGCTTGTTGTGCTTTGCTATAGTTCCGGAGAatgtggtggtaaagaagaggCTTCTGATAAATTGGTGGGTCGGAGAGTGTTTAGTGGATCCTCCAGATACTGGAGAAAAGACTGATGAAGAAATTGCCGATGAGATTCTCAAAGAACTCATGTCGAAGGGCTTTATTGAGGCTGTTAAAGAAAGGCATAAACTGGTGGCGAACAG AAATTATTTACTGAAGGCTGGGGATGGAACTCCAGAGCAGTTAGAGCTGGAAAAACTGCAAACTATTTTCAATGTCAATAATCCTTTTCCCTTTCGGAACTTTGAGTGGTTTTCGAAGATGAAAAATGTCAAAGTTCTTTATTTGGGAAGGTGGCAAAGTTCAGGTAAGTATCACATTGAAGTAGCAAGCACTGAGTTTTTGAAAGGGTTGAGGAATATGAAACGTTTAAGGCTTTTGAGCGTGCAAGGAATCTCTGGAATTACTGAACTCCCCGATTCTGTAGGCAAGCTAACAACTTTGAGGATCTTAGACCTCAAAGCCTGTCACAATCTGGAGGCACTTCCGGACAAAATAGCTTTACTCAAGCAGCTGACACACTTAGATATATCAGAATGTTACTTGCTAGATGGCTTGCCCAAGGGGCTAGCACATCTCTCAAAACTCCAAGTCCTCAAGGGGTTTCTTATTGGTAATTCAAAGAGAGGAAGCCCATGCACTCTTGAAGATTTGACAGGATTAAGGAAGTTGGGCAAGTTGAGCATCAATACAAGCAGCGAGGCTTTCCCTACAAAAGAAGAGCTACAGGCCTTAAGCAAGTTGGAGGCGCTTCGGAAGCTAGCAATAGCATGGAGTatgaggaagaaggaaaatggCGGCACTGGGAACTCAGATGACAAAGGAGATAATACAAGGCAACTCCCTGGAGcagcaaaaccaaaaaaaacattgttacgCAGATTTTCAACACTGAAAGATCCTGAGACACCAGGGCCTCCTTCAAAACTGGAGAAACTTGTATTTCAGTGCTTTCCTCACAAAGAAATACCTGATTGGCTGATACCTGGAAAACTGCAGAGCCTAAAGAAACTTTACATCAGAGGaggaaaactcaaaaatttaggcAAGACAGATGAAAATGAGAAGTGGAAGGTTGAGATTTTACGTTTGAAGTACTTAGAAGAATTTATGATGGACTGGAGAGAAGAACTTTTTCCATCATTCCCAAATTTGACTGTCTTGGAGAAAATCGAGTGCACTATAAATTCCTGCCCTCCATGTGATGAGAAAGGACTGTGGCTGAAGGAATCGAGCACTGACAGGAGTACATTATGA
- the LOC115982695 gene encoding disease resistance RPP13-like protein 4 isoform X1, producing MSSYEELFSRANPDETINKIPNAFAALLVRFFEVKRFINQSSGSNNLTDRNIGTSNLNNNNSSSHSPNDEHLRNKLREDLNQINEAFHQLEQLVREPIKNFEGSLNDFLEILQRDHRGSLMTEVQAKVNALENHVMNLRFNIPLVLHSMSSTSPDVHRYLWKEPSSGVDKLPGLHLGHKFLYSSVFTEFKEAFEDLDIKLKHCLLCFAIVPENVVVKKRLLINWWVGECLVDPPDTGEKTDEEIADEILKELMSKGFIEAVKERHKLVANRYKMRSRMRYLVIILATEAGFFDYDFNGILTENFTRCSRNYLLKAGDGTPEQLELEKLQTIFNVNNPFPFRNFEWFSKMKNVKVLYLGRWQSSGKYHIEVASTEFLKGLRNMKRLRLLSVQGISGITELPDSVGKLTTLRILDLKACHNLEALPDKIALLKQLTHLDISECYLLDGLPKGLAHLSKLQVLKGFLIGNSKRGSPCTLEDLTGLRKLGKLSINTSSEAFPTKEELQALSKLEALRKLAIAWSMRKKENGGTGNSDDKGDNTRQLPGAAKPKKTLLRRFSTLKDPETPGPPSKLEKLVFQCFPHKEIPDWLIPGKLQSLKKLYIRGGKLKNLGKTDENEKWKVEILRLKYLEEFMMDWREELFPSFPNLTVLEKIECTINSCPPCDEKGLWLKESSTDRSTL from the coding sequence ATGTCTTCATATGAGGAACTCTTTTCACGAGCCAATCCTGATGAAACCATCAACAAAATCCCCAATGCCTTTGCCGCCTTGCTTGTTCGTTTCTTTGAAGTCAAGCGCTTTATAAACCAGTCCAGCGGCAGTAACAACCTAACTGACAGAAATATTGGCACTAGTAATttgaacaacaacaacagcagcagTCATTCCCCTAATGATGAACATTTGCGCAATAAGTTACGCGAAGATCTCAATCAAATCAATGAAGCCTTCCACCAACTTGAGCAACTTGTTCGTGAACCAATCAAGAACTTCGAAGGCAGCCTTAATGACTTCTTAGAAATACTTCAGCGAGATCATAGAGGTTCCTTAATGACCGAAGTTCAAGCCAAGGTTAATGCACTCGAGAACCATGTGATGAATTTGAGGTTCAACATTCCGTTGGTGCTGCACAGCATGTCTTCCACAAGTCCTGATGTTCATCGATATTTATGGAAGGAGCCAAGTAGTGGAGTTGATAAATTGCCTGGCTTACACCTGGGACATAAGTTTCTTTATAGTTCAGTTTTCACTGAATTTAAGGAAGCTTTTGAGGATCTTGATATCAAGTTGAAGCACTGCTTGTTGTGCTTTGCTATAGTTCCGGAGAatgtggtggtaaagaagaggCTTCTGATAAATTGGTGGGTCGGAGAGTGTTTAGTGGATCCTCCAGATACTGGAGAAAAGACTGATGAAGAAATTGCCGATGAGATTCTCAAAGAACTCATGTCGAAGGGCTTTATTGAGGCTGTTAAAGAAAGGCATAAACTGGTGGCGAACAGGTATAAGATGCGGTCACGGATGCGTTATTTGGTTATTATTCTTGCCACGGAGGCTGGATTCTTTGATTATGATTTTAATGGAATTCTAACTGAAAATTTTACACGGTGTAGCAGAAATTATTTACTGAAGGCTGGGGATGGAACTCCAGAGCAGTTAGAGCTGGAAAAACTGCAAACTATTTTCAATGTCAATAATCCTTTTCCCTTTCGGAACTTTGAGTGGTTTTCGAAGATGAAAAATGTCAAAGTTCTTTATTTGGGAAGGTGGCAAAGTTCAGGTAAGTATCACATTGAAGTAGCAAGCACTGAGTTTTTGAAAGGGTTGAGGAATATGAAACGTTTAAGGCTTTTGAGCGTGCAAGGAATCTCTGGAATTACTGAACTCCCCGATTCTGTAGGCAAGCTAACAACTTTGAGGATCTTAGACCTCAAAGCCTGTCACAATCTGGAGGCACTTCCGGACAAAATAGCTTTACTCAAGCAGCTGACACACTTAGATATATCAGAATGTTACTTGCTAGATGGCTTGCCCAAGGGGCTAGCACATCTCTCAAAACTCCAAGTCCTCAAGGGGTTTCTTATTGGTAATTCAAAGAGAGGAAGCCCATGCACTCTTGAAGATTTGACAGGATTAAGGAAGTTGGGCAAGTTGAGCATCAATACAAGCAGCGAGGCTTTCCCTACAAAAGAAGAGCTACAGGCCTTAAGCAAGTTGGAGGCGCTTCGGAAGCTAGCAATAGCATGGAGTatgaggaagaaggaaaatggCGGCACTGGGAACTCAGATGACAAAGGAGATAATACAAGGCAACTCCCTGGAGcagcaaaaccaaaaaaaacattgttacgCAGATTTTCAACACTGAAAGATCCTGAGACACCAGGGCCTCCTTCAAAACTGGAGAAACTTGTATTTCAGTGCTTTCCTCACAAAGAAATACCTGATTGGCTGATACCTGGAAAACTGCAGAGCCTAAAGAAACTTTACATCAGAGGaggaaaactcaaaaatttaggcAAGACAGATGAAAATGAGAAGTGGAAGGTTGAGATTTTACGTTTGAAGTACTTAGAAGAATTTATGATGGACTGGAGAGAAGAACTTTTTCCATCATTCCCAAATTTGACTGTCTTGGAGAAAATCGAGTGCACTATAAATTCCTGCCCTCCATGTGATGAGAAAGGACTGTGGCTGAAGGAATCGAGCACTGACAGGAGTACATTATGA